One window from the genome of Streptomyces sp. NBC_00708 encodes:
- a CDS encoding PIG-L family deacetylase — protein sequence MTEPYEPLPEDWGRALCVAAHPDDLEYGPACAVARWTAQGKFVAYALASRGEAGIPDLAPDATGALRADEQVRAAKAVGVRDVEFLGHPDGTIENGLPLRRDLARAIRKYRPDVLVTINFYERWRSGDWNSADHRNVGVALLDAANDAGNPWVFPELLEEGHEPWSGVRWLAVGGSPASTYAVDVTDGLEAGIEALAAHAGYLASLPPDNPMADPAGYLTTKLTRFGARFGGVPALPFEIIGI from the coding sequence ATGACCGAGCCGTACGAGCCGTTGCCGGAGGACTGGGGGCGCGCGCTGTGTGTCGCCGCGCATCCCGACGATCTGGAGTACGGCCCCGCATGTGCCGTCGCCCGGTGGACGGCGCAGGGGAAGTTCGTCGCGTACGCGCTCGCGAGCCGGGGTGAGGCCGGAATCCCCGACCTGGCTCCGGACGCGACCGGCGCGCTGCGCGCGGACGAGCAGGTGCGGGCGGCGAAGGCGGTGGGGGTGCGGGACGTCGAGTTCCTGGGCCATCCGGACGGCACCATCGAGAACGGTCTGCCGCTCCGGCGCGACCTGGCGCGCGCCATCCGGAAGTACCGGCCCGATGTGCTGGTCACCATCAACTTCTACGAGCGGTGGCGCAGCGGTGACTGGAACTCCGCCGACCACCGCAACGTCGGTGTCGCGCTGCTCGACGCGGCGAACGACGCCGGAAATCCGTGGGTCTTCCCGGAACTCCTGGAGGAGGGGCACGAGCCCTGGTCGGGTGTGCGGTGGCTGGCGGTCGGCGGTTCCCCGGCGTCCACGTACGCCGTGGACGTCACCGACGGGCTGGAGGCGGGGATCGAGGCCCTGGCCGCGCACGCGGGCTATCTGGCGTCGCTGCCGCCGGACAACCCGATGGCGGACCCGGCCGGGTATCTGACGACCAAGCTGACGCGGTTCGGTGCGCGCTTCGGCGGGGTGCCGGCGCTGCCGTTCGAGATCATCGG
- a CDS encoding alpha/beta fold hydrolase, protein MSVSRTDRKKTVPSHSAGVRPLLLEAAGLTLSGLVAEPPEGGPRATVVAVHGGGMRAGYFDGQAHPGLSLLALGARLGFTVLALDRPGYGRSAAQVPAGLTLGEQAVVLPAALDAFAGRHDVGAGFLMLAHSYGGKLALTTAAHSPGLLLALDVSGLGHRYAVESAGLSRIRPHVRSERTWGPLDLYPPGTFRAAQALVAPMPSREASEVALWPGMFDELAPRVDVPLRLTFAEYEAWWLHEEPHIADLTARLERAPLVRVERQPGAGHNISLGRAARSYHLRALAFFEERLAGLMATVP, encoded by the coding sequence GTGAGTGTGTCCAGGACGGACCGGAAGAAGACGGTGCCGAGCCACTCGGCAGGCGTACGCCCGCTCCTGCTGGAGGCGGCGGGCCTGACGCTGTCGGGCCTGGTGGCCGAACCGCCGGAGGGCGGTCCCCGGGCGACGGTCGTCGCGGTGCACGGGGGCGGGATGCGGGCCGGCTACTTCGACGGGCAGGCGCACCCCGGTCTGTCCCTGCTCGCGCTCGGCGCCCGGCTCGGCTTCACCGTGCTGGCGCTGGACCGGCCCGGCTACGGCCGGTCCGCCGCGCAGGTGCCCGCCGGTCTGACGCTCGGCGAGCAGGCCGTCGTCCTGCCGGCGGCGCTCGACGCCTTCGCCGGGCGGCACGACGTGGGCGCGGGCTTCCTCATGCTCGCCCACTCCTACGGCGGCAAGCTCGCTCTCACGACCGCCGCGCACTCCCCGGGTCTGCTGCTCGCCCTGGACGTCTCGGGGCTCGGGCACCGTTACGCCGTGGAGTCGGCGGGCCTGTCGCGCATCCGCCCCCATGTGCGCTCGGAGCGCACCTGGGGGCCACTGGACCTGTATCCCCCGGGCACCTTCCGGGCGGCGCAGGCGCTGGTGGCCCCGATGCCCTCGCGCGAGGCGTCCGAAGTGGCGCTGTGGCCGGGGATGTTCGACGAACTCGCGCCGCGCGTCGACGTACCGCTTCGGCTGACGTTCGCCGAGTACGAGGCGTGGTGGCTGCACGAGGAGCCGCACATCGCCGACCTGACCGCCCGCCTGGAGCGGGCGCCGCTCGTCCGGGTGGAGCGGCAGCCGGGAGCCGGGCACAACATCAGCCTCGGCCGCGCCGCCCGTTCCTACCATCTGCGCGCGCTCGCCTTCTTCGAGGAGCGCCTGGCGGGCCTGATGGCGACCGTGCCGTAG
- a CDS encoding MFS transporter: protein MSGPISRLTSRMLPDPGPGRLLVLCTAVASLGNGLYVTGGAVYFVHVVGLSPGQVGIGMSLAGVLALFTGVPAGQLADRFGPRGTTAVFALGKAAALAAAAFVHSFAAYLVMAVVLGLAEQSGHVARGALVTGVMGREGRVRLSAYMRSVFNGGFSLASLAAGLVIALDSETAFLSLFWGNALAMVLVAGLYMRLPEVPGVPREPRGKRPRGALRDVPYLAVAQVSGIVRIGPTALAVGLPLWLVVHTDAPRALAAWIMLVNTLMVVALQVRLARDADTVRGAARLQRLTAIVLAAACAVTAFTGAMPTWAAATVLLAVAMLFTFGEIWGEAARWGLRYELAPANAQGQYLGAFATGDAFALIAGPTLVTLVPDRLGGPGWLVIGALFVGVLLAGGPVVRWAERTRVPEPEPAAEAVTARA from the coding sequence GTGTCCGGTCCGATCTCCCGCCTGACCTCTCGTATGCTGCCCGATCCCGGACCCGGCCGGCTGCTGGTGCTGTGCACCGCCGTGGCCAGCCTCGGCAACGGACTCTATGTCACCGGTGGTGCCGTCTACTTCGTCCATGTGGTGGGCCTGTCGCCGGGTCAGGTGGGCATCGGCATGTCGCTCGCCGGTGTCCTGGCCCTGTTCACGGGCGTGCCGGCGGGGCAGCTCGCCGACCGGTTCGGGCCGCGCGGCACCACGGCCGTGTTCGCGCTCGGGAAGGCGGCGGCGCTGGCCGCGGCGGCCTTCGTGCACTCCTTCGCGGCCTATCTGGTGATGGCCGTCGTCCTCGGGCTGGCCGAGCAGAGCGGCCACGTCGCGCGGGGCGCGCTGGTGACGGGTGTGATGGGCCGGGAGGGCCGGGTCCGGCTCTCGGCGTACATGCGCTCCGTGTTCAACGGCGGTTTCTCGTTGGCCTCGCTCGCGGCGGGGCTGGTCATCGCGCTCGACTCCGAGACCGCGTTCCTGTCGCTGTTCTGGGGCAACGCGCTGGCCATGGTGCTGGTGGCGGGGCTCTACATGCGGCTGCCCGAAGTCCCGGGCGTCCCGCGTGAACCGCGCGGCAAGCGTCCGCGCGGAGCCTTGCGCGATGTGCCGTATCTGGCGGTCGCGCAGGTCTCGGGGATCGTCAGGATCGGACCGACCGCCCTCGCGGTGGGGCTGCCGCTCTGGCTGGTCGTGCACACCGACGCGCCCCGGGCGCTCGCGGCGTGGATCATGCTGGTCAACACCCTGATGGTGGTGGCGCTCCAGGTGCGTCTGGCGCGCGACGCGGACACCGTACGCGGGGCCGCGCGGCTCCAGCGGCTGACGGCGATCGTGCTCGCGGCCGCGTGTGCGGTCACCGCGTTCACCGGCGCGATGCCGACGTGGGCGGCGGCCACCGTGCTGCTGGCGGTGGCGATGCTGTTCACCTTCGGTGAGATCTGGGGCGAGGCGGCCCGGTGGGGGCTGCGCTACGAACTGGCGCCCGCGAACGCGCAGGGGCAGTACCTGGGCGCCTTCGCGACCGGTGACGCCTTCGCCCTGATCGCGGGTCCGACGCTGGTCACCCTGGTGCCCGACCGGCTCGGCGGGCCCGGGTGGCTGGTCATCGGCGCCCTGTTCGTCGGTGTGCTGCTGGCCGGCGGGCCGGTGGTGCGGTGGGCGGAGCGGACGCGGGTGCCCGAGCCGGAGCCGGCCGCCGAGGCGGTGACCGCACGGGCATGA
- a CDS encoding SAM-dependent methyltransferase, whose product MDGISPIGVVRGGRRQAYEDGWGVEVSRIELDPDVLDASATLGLDAYSHIEVIFSFHLARKTCTGSQYPRGNTDWPLTGILAQRAPNRPNHLGVTVCALDAVDGLTLTVNGLDALDGTPVLDVKPYQPEFAPRGEVRSPAWYSELMRDYF is encoded by the coding sequence ATGGACGGGATCAGCCCGATCGGCGTGGTGCGCGGCGGACGCCGGCAGGCCTACGAGGACGGGTGGGGAGTGGAGGTCTCGCGGATCGAACTCGACCCGGACGTCCTCGACGCGTCGGCGACCCTCGGCCTCGACGCGTACTCGCACATCGAGGTCATCTTCTCGTTCCACCTGGCGCGGAAGACCTGCACCGGCAGCCAGTATCCCCGGGGCAACACCGACTGGCCGCTGACCGGGATCCTCGCGCAGCGCGCCCCCAACCGGCCCAACCACCTGGGCGTGACGGTGTGCGCGCTCGACGCCGTCGACGGGCTGACGCTCACGGTGAACGGCCTGGACGCCCTCGACGGTACGCCGGTGCTCGATGTGAAGCCGTACCAGCCGGAGTTCGCCCCGCGCGGCGAGGTGCGCAGCCCCGCCTGGTACAGCGAGCTGATGCGCGACTACTTCTGA
- a CDS encoding FAD-dependent monooxygenase, with the protein MSGSGVRAVAVVGAGPAGAFCALELARLMPDTSIDLYYREERGPGAGIVVTDDFAQRLRAVHPDALRLPESAYATWDETVTAVGDERIRSGAFGMSGISRQVFHAHVRELATRSPNVRLVSRDVIRLPRQADLVVLADGAGGARRRERADRFGTTMTSGRTLFVWMSTPAVLEPCFLLKDLGAGPLVVHAYPHAADASTFIVEADPDTLAALGLLGLPPEETQTRLAGLFREELGGAPLVSRTAGWQEFRTVVNRRWTDGRTVLVGDAAHTVHFSTGSGTVLAIDDALCLARSLAEHDDPDEALAAYEGARQPVVAQAQEEAAESTAWFEQLCRGDRLEGHQTVFALRSRRSANTYGRLRERDPEFVARTVARLAGRPTTAEPVDVPLTVGRVRLRHRLVEVEHRDGTCVLRGGDGARAVGLVVDEAPGRPLPGIDFLAVRARPDGGRVTRSAAAARVRGAAGLPVALLVDEELPRDEANTLIAAARTDLVARS; encoded by the coding sequence ATGAGCGGCTCCGGCGTCCGTGCGGTGGCCGTGGTGGGCGCGGGGCCCGCCGGGGCCTTCTGCGCCCTGGAACTGGCCCGGCTGATGCCGGACACGTCCATCGACCTCTACTACCGCGAGGAACGCGGGCCGGGGGCGGGCATCGTGGTGACGGACGACTTCGCGCAGCGCCTGCGCGCCGTCCACCCCGACGCGCTGCGGCTGCCGGAATCCGCGTACGCGACGTGGGACGAGACGGTCACGGCGGTCGGCGACGAACGCATCCGGTCCGGCGCCTTCGGCATGTCGGGGATCTCCCGGCAGGTCTTCCACGCCCATGTACGCGAACTCGCCACGCGCAGCCCGAATGTGCGGCTGGTCAGCCGCGACGTCATCAGGCTGCCCCGGCAGGCCGATCTGGTCGTGCTGGCGGACGGGGCGGGCGGCGCGCGGCGCCGGGAGCGCGCCGACCGGTTCGGCACCACCATGACATCGGGCCGCACCCTGTTCGTCTGGATGAGCACCCCCGCGGTCCTGGAGCCGTGCTTCCTGCTCAAGGACCTGGGCGCCGGCCCTCTCGTGGTGCACGCCTATCCGCACGCGGCGGACGCCAGCACCTTCATCGTGGAGGCCGATCCGGACACCCTGGCCGCGCTCGGACTGCTCGGGCTGCCTCCGGAGGAGACGCAGACGCGGCTCGCCGGGCTGTTCCGGGAGGAGCTGGGCGGTGCGCCGCTCGTCTCGCGGACGGCGGGCTGGCAGGAGTTCCGTACGGTCGTCAACCGGCGCTGGACCGACGGCCGGACGGTGCTCGTGGGGGACGCCGCGCACACGGTCCACTTCTCCACCGGTTCGGGCACGGTCCTGGCCATCGACGACGCACTGTGTCTCGCCCGGTCCCTCGCGGAACACGACGACCCGGACGAGGCGCTGGCCGCGTACGAGGGTGCCCGGCAGCCGGTCGTCGCGCAGGCGCAGGAGGAGGCGGCCGAGAGCACCGCGTGGTTCGAGCAGTTGTGCCGCGGCGACCGGCTGGAGGGGCATCAGACGGTGTTCGCCCTGCGCAGCCGCCGGAGCGCGAACACATACGGCCGGTTACGGGAGCGGGACCCGGAGTTCGTCGCGCGCACGGTGGCGCGGCTGGCCGGCCGGCCCACCACCGCGGAGCCCGTCGATGTGCCGCTCACGGTGGGGCGGGTGCGGCTGCGCCACCGGCTCGTCGAGGTGGAGCACCGGGACGGCACCTGCGTACTGCGGGGCGGGGACGGTGCGCGGGCGGTGGGCCTGGTCGTGGACGAGGCGCCAGGACGGCCGCTGCCCGGTATCGACTTCCTCGCCGTGCGGGCGCGGCCGGACGGCGGTCGGGTGACCCGCAGTGCGGCCGCCGCCCGGGTCCGTGGCGCGGCGGGGCTCCCGGTGGCGCTGCTGGTCGACGAGGAGTTGCCCCGGGACGAGGCCAACACGCTGATAGCGGCGGCGCGTACGGACCTGGTGGCCCGGTCGTGA
- a CDS encoding GNAT family N-acetyltransferase, which translates to MTTPRTQRAETTTGLHVRGGIDENWDRWVGRAPVTLRHRWISLAEGRIPGGLRTFGLPGPDGDRVALIGGVMEAPTGHVRFDPQRVLSGGSVGEGVVAEGPHPWHGLSADALFPSCLLMGPNYESAPTGPGARDPQVLKEYVRALLDWCRAQGIRSVSALFLRPDHPEFLDALRAEGFDVVPMVDRCDMDVTWDDLDGYIAGLRRNRRFAVRRELREIAEHGVEISERPIGDDEPELVALRAQIVTKYGGVPDAEREAGSFRHLRDHFGPENVWVVEARKDGALLSFTMLVRDGDQWTALMSGTDYEHPDASFTYFATMFYRPAELAPGQGITTIAYGLGTVQAKRVRGCTVSTLLAAGLVLDGSH; encoded by the coding sequence ATGACGACACCACGTACACAACGCGCTGAGACCACCACCGGGTTGCACGTACGGGGCGGGATCGACGAGAACTGGGACCGCTGGGTCGGCAGGGCACCGGTCACGTTGCGCCATCGCTGGATCTCGCTCGCCGAGGGCCGGATTCCCGGCGGTCTCCGTACCTTCGGACTGCCCGGCCCCGACGGTGACCGGGTGGCCCTGATCGGCGGTGTGATGGAGGCACCGACCGGCCATGTGCGCTTCGATCCGCAGCGCGTGCTGTCCGGCGGATCGGTCGGCGAGGGAGTCGTCGCCGAGGGGCCGCACCCGTGGCACGGGCTTTCCGCCGACGCCCTGTTCCCCTCCTGCCTGCTGATGGGCCCCAACTACGAGTCGGCCCCGACCGGCCCCGGCGCCCGCGACCCGCAGGTGCTGAAGGAGTATGTGCGCGCCCTGCTCGACTGGTGCCGCGCGCAGGGAATCCGCAGTGTCTCCGCGCTCTTCCTGCGGCCCGACCACCCCGAGTTCCTGGACGCCCTGCGCGCCGAGGGGTTCGACGTGGTGCCGATGGTGGACCGCTGCGACATGGACGTCACCTGGGACGACCTCGACGGCTACATCGCCGGGCTGCGCCGCAACCGGCGCTTCGCCGTGCGGCGCGAGCTGCGGGAGATCGCGGAGCACGGCGTCGAGATCAGCGAACGCCCGATCGGTGACGACGAGCCCGAACTCGTCGCGCTGCGGGCCCAGATCGTGACGAAGTACGGCGGGGTGCCCGACGCGGAACGGGAGGCCGGGTCCTTCCGGCATCTGCGCGACCACTTCGGCCCGGAGAACGTCTGGGTCGTCGAGGCCCGCAAGGACGGCGCGCTGCTGTCGTTCACGATGCTGGTGCGCGACGGCGACCAGTGGACCGCGCTGATGAGCGGCACCGACTACGAGCACCCCGACGCCTCGTTCACGTACTTCGCCACCATGTTCTACCGCCCGGCCGAGCTGGCCCCCGGGCAGGGCATCACCACGATCGCCTACGGGCTCGGAACCGTACAGGCGAAGCGGGTGCGCGGCTGCACCGTCAGCACCCTCCTGGCGGCCGGCCTGGTTCTCGACGGATCCCACTGA
- a CDS encoding AraC family transcriptional regulator — MEQVVERAVRIIRERYAEPLSLDDVARAVLVSKFHLLRVFDQFTGVTPGRFLGAVRMGEAKRLLQFSDLGVATISAEVGYSSTGTFTRRFSESVGVTPTRYRELSRGRGALAVAPSAGRRGRVGRCRVRGIVRADAEPGSPVCIGAFDGPILQGQPFGWTTTDRLGPFSLPRLPPGVCYLHATMRAATGMPGRPPGTALFTALLGPLRLDPFADCEVELVLRPRTWSQPPILFALPGIEVPAQTESPALSPAMDSSAIEEKTGREPACNTHL, encoded by the coding sequence ATGGAGCAGGTTGTGGAACGGGCCGTGCGGATCATCCGGGAACGTTATGCGGAACCGCTCAGCCTGGATGATGTCGCCCGTGCCGTACTGGTGAGCAAATTCCATTTGCTCCGCGTCTTCGACCAGTTCACGGGGGTGACCCCCGGGCGCTTTCTCGGCGCCGTACGCATGGGCGAGGCAAAAAGGCTTCTGCAATTTTCCGATCTCGGGGTTGCCACCATTTCCGCCGAAGTGGGTTACAGCAGCACCGGCACGTTCACCAGACGTTTCTCCGAATCCGTGGGTGTCACTCCCACCCGGTATCGCGAGCTGAGCCGGGGCCGGGGCGCACTCGCCGTGGCCCCGTCGGCCGGCCGGCGGGGCCGGGTGGGCCGCTGCCGGGTGCGCGGGATCGTGCGGGCCGACGCGGAGCCCGGCTCGCCGGTCTGTATCGGGGCCTTCGACGGCCCCATCCTCCAAGGTCAGCCCTTCGGCTGGACCACCACGGACCGTCTTGGGCCTTTCTCTCTGCCCCGCCTCCCGCCTGGCGTCTGCTACCTGCACGCGACCATGCGGGCGGCCACGGGGATGCCGGGCCGACCGCCCGGGACCGCCCTGTTCACCGCCCTGCTCGGGCCCCTTCGTCTCGACCCGTTCGCCGACTGCGAGGTCGAGCTCGTACTGCGTCCGCGCACATGGTCACAGCCGCCCATTCTGTTCGCCCTTCCCGGTATCGAGGTACCTGCGCAAACGGAATCCCCGGCCCTCTCTCCGGCGATGGACAGCTCAGCAATTGAGGAGAAGACAGGTCGTGAACCCGCCTGCAACACTCATTTATGA
- a CDS encoding NAD-dependent protein deacetylase — MRMRPTLSWTPTEGLPPATTDPEPVVEALGTGGVLVLSGAGISTESGIPDYRGEGGSLSRHTPMTYQDFTGGAPARRRYWARSHLGWKTFRRALPNAGHRAVAAFGRTGALSGVITQNVDGLHQAAGSEGVVELHGGLDRVVCLNCGTFVARREVARRLEEANPGFRPVAAGVNPDGDADLTDEQVGDFRVVPCEVCGGILKPDVVFFGETVPTARVEHCRELVRAATSLLVLGSSLTVMSGLRFVRQAAQAGKPVLIVNREPTRGDGQAVTRIGLPLGAALGTVADRLGVRVEGPRIEGVEDEAATGRDALGA, encoded by the coding sequence ATGCGCATGCGCCCCACTCTGAGCTGGACTCCCACCGAAGGACTGCCCCCGGCCACCACTGATCCGGAACCCGTCGTCGAAGCGCTCGGCACCGGCGGTGTGCTGGTGCTGAGCGGGGCCGGTATCTCGACGGAGTCCGGCATCCCGGACTACCGGGGCGAGGGCGGCAGCCTCAGCCGGCACACCCCGATGACCTACCAGGACTTCACCGGCGGCGCCCCGGCGCGCCGCCGGTACTGGGCGCGCAGCCACCTCGGCTGGAAGACCTTCCGGCGCGCCCTCCCGAACGCCGGGCACCGGGCGGTGGCCGCGTTCGGGCGCACCGGTGCGCTGTCCGGGGTGATCACCCAGAACGTCGACGGACTGCACCAGGCCGCCGGCAGCGAGGGCGTCGTCGAGCTCCACGGGGGCCTGGACCGGGTCGTCTGCCTGAACTGCGGCACGTTCGTCGCGCGCCGGGAGGTCGCGCGGCGGCTGGAGGAGGCGAACCCCGGGTTCCGGCCGGTGGCGGCCGGGGTCAATCCGGACGGGGACGCCGATCTCACCGACGAGCAGGTCGGGGATTTCCGGGTGGTGCCGTGCGAGGTCTGCGGCGGCATCCTCAAGCCGGACGTGGTGTTCTTCGGCGAGACGGTGCCCACGGCACGGGTCGAGCACTGCCGCGAGCTGGTGCGGGCGGCGACTTCGCTGCTGGTGCTGGGGTCCTCGCTGACGGTGATGTCCGGCCTCCGGTTCGTCCGCCAGGCGGCTCAGGCCGGGAAGCCGGTACTCATCGTCAACCGGGAGCCCACCCGGGGCGACGGCCAGGCCGTCACCCGGATCGGGCTGCCGCTGGGGGCGGCTCTGGGGACGGTGGCGGACCGGCTGGGCGTTCGCGTCGAGGGTCCTCGCATCGAGGGTGTGGAGGACGAGGCCGCGACCGGCCGGGACGCGCTGGGCGCGTAA
- the ppsA gene encoding phosphoenolpyruvate synthase has translation MRERYVWDLDEADGSRIAAVGGKGAHLGTLSRIEDVRVPGGFCVTTGAFRHVVAGAPEVDEQLGRLTLADPDDREAVRALSAEVRRTIEGLPLPDELVAEVTGALARYGEDAAYAVRSSATAEDLPTASFAGQQDTYLNVVGTQAVLRHISRCWASLFTERAVAYRRRGGIDDRTVHMAVVVQRMVFPRASGILFTADPVTGNRRNATVDAGFGLGEALVSGLVNPDVFTVREGEIIGRSIAVKERAIEALEGGGTREVPVEARRREQPALTDEQVLRLVRLGRRIEERFGRPQDIEWCLVDDGFRIVQSRPITTLFPVPKVADDENHVYVSVGHQQMMTDAMKPLGLSMWRLTAMAPMLEAGGRLFVDVTPRLGPPSVRAGLLDMMGKGDPLVRDALETVLDHPGFVPTLPDPVPATPPAAGGPAPIATDPALVRELIARSEASVAALERDIRTHSGPALFDFLVTAFEEHKRVLGDPLSMQAIMAGMESTWWLNDKLLEWLGEKNAADTLTLSAPGNVTSEMGLALLDVADVIRPHPEAVAYLRDPGDDEGFLDGLAKVAGGAEAREAIEAYLDRYGMRCVGEIDITRPRWSERPTALVPVILDNVRLFGPGAAARRFEEGRQKALAKERDVLARLRALPDGDRKAEETKGMIDRVRTFVGYREYPKYGIIHRYLVYKQALVREAGRLVDAGVLAGREDVFHLTFEEFRDAVRTNTVDEELVRRRKEEFRAFSALTPPRVLTSDGEAVNGAYRRDDVPEGALTGLPVSGGTVEGRARVILDVAEAELEAGDILVTTFTDPSWSPLFVGIAGLVTEVGGLMTHGAVIAREYGLPAVVGVAGATRLIRDGQRIRVHGTDGYVEPLS, from the coding sequence GTGCGTGAACGGTACGTGTGGGATCTGGACGAGGCCGACGGTTCGCGGATCGCGGCCGTCGGCGGCAAGGGCGCGCACCTGGGCACGCTGTCGCGGATCGAGGACGTCCGGGTGCCCGGCGGATTCTGCGTCACGACGGGGGCCTTCCGGCATGTCGTGGCCGGGGCGCCGGAGGTGGACGAGCAGCTCGGCCGGCTGACCCTGGCGGACCCGGACGACCGGGAGGCGGTACGCGCCCTGAGCGCGGAGGTCCGCCGGACCATCGAAGGACTTCCCCTGCCGGACGAGCTGGTGGCGGAGGTCACCGGTGCGCTGGCCCGGTACGGCGAGGACGCCGCGTACGCCGTACGGTCCAGCGCGACGGCGGAGGACCTGCCGACGGCTTCCTTCGCCGGGCAGCAGGACACGTATCTGAACGTCGTGGGTACGCAGGCGGTGCTCCGGCACATCAGCCGGTGCTGGGCCTCGCTGTTCACCGAGCGGGCCGTGGCGTACCGGCGGCGCGGCGGCATCGACGACCGTACGGTGCACATGGCCGTGGTCGTGCAGCGGATGGTGTTCCCCCGGGCGTCGGGCATCCTGTTCACCGCCGACCCCGTGACGGGCAACCGGAGGAACGCCACGGTGGACGCCGGTTTCGGGCTCGGCGAGGCGCTGGTGTCCGGGCTGGTGAACCCGGACGTCTTCACGGTGCGCGAAGGCGAGATCATCGGCAGGTCGATCGCCGTGAAGGAGCGGGCGATCGAGGCGCTGGAGGGCGGCGGCACGCGCGAGGTGCCGGTCGAGGCGCGGCGGCGGGAGCAGCCCGCGCTGACGGACGAGCAGGTCCTGCGGCTCGTCCGGCTCGGGCGGCGGATCGAGGAGCGCTTCGGGCGCCCGCAGGACATCGAGTGGTGTCTCGTCGACGACGGGTTCCGGATCGTCCAGAGCCGGCCGATCACGACGCTGTTCCCGGTACCGAAGGTGGCGGACGACGAGAACCACGTCTACGTCTCCGTCGGCCATCAGCAGATGATGACCGACGCGATGAAGCCCCTGGGGCTCTCGATGTGGCGGCTGACAGCCATGGCCCCGATGCTGGAGGCCGGCGGGCGGCTGTTCGTCGACGTCACCCCGCGGCTGGGCCCGCCCTCCGTCCGGGCCGGCCTCCTGGACATGATGGGCAAGGGCGATCCGCTGGTCAGGGATGCCCTGGAGACCGTGCTCGACCACCCCGGCTTCGTGCCCACGCTCCCGGATCCGGTGCCCGCCACGCCGCCTGCCGCCGGTGGGCCCGCCCCGATCGCGACCGATCCTGCCCTCGTCCGGGAGCTGATCGCGCGCAGCGAGGCCTCGGTCGCCGCCCTGGAGCGGGACATCCGGACGCACTCCGGGCCGGCGCTGTTCGACTTCCTGGTCACCGCCTTCGAGGAGCACAAGCGGGTGCTCGGCGACCCCCTGAGCATGCAGGCGATCATGGCCGGCATGGAGTCCACGTGGTGGCTGAACGACAAGCTGCTGGAGTGGCTCGGCGAGAAGAACGCGGCCGACACGCTCACACTGTCGGCCCCCGGCAACGTCACGTCGGAGATGGGTCTCGCGCTGCTCGATGTCGCGGACGTGATCCGCCCGCACCCGGAAGCGGTGGCGTATCTGCGGGACCCCGGGGACGACGAGGGCTTCCTCGACGGCCTGGCGAAGGTGGCGGGCGGGGCGGAGGCGCGCGAGGCCATCGAGGCGTACCTCGACCGGTACGGCATGCGGTGCGTCGGCGAGATCGACATCACGCGGCCGCGCTGGAGCGAGCGCCCCACCGCGCTGGTGCCGGTGATCCTCGACAACGTGCGCCTCTTCGGACCGGGCGCCGCCGCCCGGCGCTTCGAGGAGGGGCGGCAGAAGGCCCTGGCGAAGGAGCGGGACGTGCTCGCCCGCCTGCGGGCCCTTCCGGACGGGGACCGGAAGGCCGAGGAGACCAAGGGGATGATCGACCGGGTCCGGACCTTCGTCGGGTACCGGGAGTACCCGAAGTACGGCATCATCCACCGCTACCTCGTCTACAAGCAGGCCCTTGTGCGGGAGGCCGGCCGCCTGGTGGACGCCGGGGTGCTGGCCGGCCGGGAGGACGTCTTCCACCTCACCTTCGAGGAGTTCCGTGACGCCGTGCGGACGAACACGGTGGACGAGGAGCTGGTCCGGCGGCGCAAGGAGGAGTTCCGGGCGTTCAGCGCGCTCACCCCGCCGCGTGTGCTCACGTCGGACGGTGAGGCGGTGAACGGGGCGTACCGGCGGGACGACGTGCCGGAGGGTGCGCTGACCGGTCTGCCGGTTTCCGGCGGGACCGTGGAGGGAAGGGCCCGCGTCATCCTCGATGTGGCCGAGGCCGAACTGGAGGCGGGCGACATCCTGGTCACCACCTTCACCGATCCCAGCTGGTCACCGCTGTTCGTCGGGATCGCGGGGCTGGTGACGGAGGTGGGCGGCCTCATGACGCATGGGGCGGTGATCGCCCGGGAGTACGGACTGCCCGCCGTCGTGGGCGTGGCCGGGGCCACCCGGCTGATCCGGGACGGTCAGCGCATCCGCGTGCACGGCACCGACGGGTACGTGGAGCCGCTGTCGTGA